The Catenuloplanes niger genome includes a window with the following:
- the rapZ gene encoding RNase adapter RapZ: protein MSLVVVTGVSGGGRSTVARALENVGFYVVDNLPQALMVEMAELAFAAGGGATRQTAMVLDVRSRAFSTDLAGAIQALRDKGFHPRVVFVDADDEVLIRRFESVRRSHPLQGEGRLEEGIAAERKLLEEARDQADVIIDTSHLNVNQLRRRVEELFGGEDARRLRVTVLSFGFKYGLPPDADFVLDARFLPNPYWVPELREFTGRDESVSSYVLGQDGALDFVGSYASLIAATASGFEREGKRYLTVAIGCTGGKHRSVAITEELATRLREARLAATAHHRDLGRE, encoded by the coding sequence ATCAGTCTCGTCGTGGTCACCGGCGTCTCCGGCGGCGGCCGCAGCACGGTGGCCCGGGCGCTGGAGAACGTCGGCTTCTACGTCGTCGACAACCTGCCGCAGGCGCTCATGGTCGAGATGGCCGAGCTGGCGTTCGCCGCCGGCGGCGGCGCGACCCGGCAGACCGCGATGGTGCTGGACGTGCGCAGCCGGGCGTTCTCCACCGACCTGGCCGGCGCGATCCAGGCGCTGCGCGACAAGGGCTTCCACCCGCGCGTGGTGTTCGTGGACGCGGACGACGAGGTGCTGATCCGGCGCTTCGAGAGCGTCCGCCGCTCGCACCCGTTGCAGGGCGAGGGCCGGCTGGAGGAGGGCATCGCGGCCGAGCGGAAGCTGCTCGAGGAGGCCCGCGACCAGGCCGACGTCATCATCGACACCAGCCACCTCAACGTCAACCAGCTGCGCCGCCGGGTCGAGGAGCTGTTCGGCGGCGAGGACGCGCGCCGGCTGCGGGTGACCGTGCTGTCCTTCGGCTTCAAGTACGGGCTGCCGCCGGACGCGGACTTCGTGCTCGACGCCCGGTTCCTGCCGAACCCGTACTGGGTGCCGGAGCTGCGCGAGTTCACCGGACGGGACGAGTCGGTCAGTTCGTACGTGCTCGGCCAGGACGGCGCGCTGGACTTCGTCGGGTCGTACGCGTCGCTGATCGCGGCGACCGCGTCCGGCTTCGAGCGCGAGGGCAAGCGCTACCTGACCGTGGCGATCGGCTGCACCGGCGGCAAGCACCGCAGCGTCGCCATCACCGAGGA